The sequence CGAAGCGCAGCTTGTCCTGAGGCGCATCGACGTAACGCGTGCCTTCCACGCCGACGTCGGGTGCCTCCGGTTTCACGCCCTCGGCGCGCTGGCCAAGAACATAGGTTCCACGCCCCACTTCGCCGCTCACCAGCCCGCGTTCGCGCAGCAATTGATAGGCCCGGCCGACCGTGCCGACGGTGGTGCCAATGTCATAGGCGAGGTCGCGCTGCGGCGGCAGTTTTGTTCCGGCACCGATCACGCCCTGGTCGATGCCCGCTTCGACCGAGTCCGCAAGACGTTGATAGAGCGGCCCGGCGCCGGTGGTCAGATCTGGAAGCCAATTTGTCATGGTGACAATTTTCTATATTGCACCGAAATGTGAGTCAATACATATCAATCGCGCATCAAAAAGGGTGCAATTGAGACATTTGGCAGAAAGAAAATGGATACAATCGCGACAATCCGCAATTCAAGCTCCGCGTTCCCAAGCAAGGCGCTACGCCCGTCCGGCCAGCGAGGCTTTGTCGGCCGTCTGGTGCGCGTGGTCCGGTCGCTGGCACGATGGATCGACCATTTGCTGGAGCGCCGGCGTGGCCGGCTGGCATTGCTGGAGATGACCGACGATCAGCTCAAGGACATCGGCATCTCCCGCTGCGATGCCCATCGTGAGGGCATCAGGCGTTTCTGGGATTAGAGGCCAATTCTAACGGACCCATGTCTTAACGGACCCGTTTGGCCCCGCGATGGCCGATGCCGCGATCGATAAAAACGGCGACGACGCAGATCACCAGGAACAGCGCGGTGACGGCCAATGCCGCAATGGCGACACTGGCTACGCCGTTCTTGGCGACATCCAGGAAGGGGTAGGGCACCTCGCCGGCAAACGGCGCTCGCGCCAGAGCATAGGCCAGATAGGCGATGGGATAGAGCACCCACCAGGAGATGTCGCTCCACCGCGTTCTGCCATCGGCGCCTGCTATCAGCCACCACAGCACGAACAGCACCGGCGTGACGTAGTGCAGCAGCACATCGCAGAGCAGGAACAGTCCTTGCGGCTGCCAGAGCCGTGCCAGAACCGTGGCATAGACGATGAAGACCAGGGTGATCGAAACCGCAACCCCCGCACGCATCCGTGACCCGGCGAAGGCCGGCAGCCAGGCATAGCCGGTGGATGAGAGCAGCGATGTGTGCACCAGCACGGCACCGATGTTGGTCAGGATGGTGAAGAAACTGAACAAGAAGACGATCGAGCCGAGCAGGCTGCGCCCGGCTTCCATCGACGCTGGAATACTGATGCAGAACTGCAGGATGAGACCAGCCAGACCGATGGCCAGCCCCACCTTCTGCAGGAAACGGCCCATGGTCAGGCGGTCGCGGCGCAGGCCGGATTGCCGGCTTGCCAGCGGGCAATGTCGGAGCCGATGCGCGCGCCGAGCGGGTCGTTCATCAGCGGGCCGAAGGCGTCGACGCGGCTCGAATTGCCTTGCGCCTGCACGACCAGCAACGGTTTGCCGCCATAATGCTTGGCTGGCACCAAAAGGAAACGTGGCGTGCCGCTGAACGAGTTCAGCTCATTGGCCATCTGATATTGCTTGAAGGCTGGGTCCTTGCTGGCGATCCAGCATTGGTGTGCGGCGATCGCCACCTGTTCCATGGCCAGCAGCGCCGCAGTCTTGCCCGAGGGCACAGGCGTGCTCTTCGGGGTAGATTGGCACGAGGCCAGGGCAAAGCCTGCCGCGGCGACGAGAACGATCGTCTTGCTCCTGATCAAGCGGCACCCATCTCGAGTTCGGACAGAAAGATCTTCAGGCCGTCGGTCATCTCGCCCCAGACCCGCGACAAGGCCGGATGCTGCGAGGCGATCTGCTCATAGGCATCGAATTTGGGATAGGCGTTGAGCAGGTCGTGGCGGCCTGTCATGGCGCGGAAATTGTTGAAGATGAACCGGGTCGGCGTCAGCCAGGCGTCGGCGAAGCTGATGTCGTTGCCGAGCGCGAAGGGGCCTTGCGCCATACGCGCCTCGATCGCCGCCAGCCCGTGATGCAGGCGGGCGAATTGGGCGTCGATCTCGGCATTGTTGCGCTTCGGCACGAAATGCAGCTCGAAAAGCTTCATCGTCGGGGTGAGAACATCGAGATCGGTGATGCGGGCGAACATGCGCACCAGGGCGCGATCCTTGGAATCGGGCGGCAGCAGCGCCGGTTCCGGAAACCGCTCCTCGAGGTATTCGGCGATGACAACCGATTCGACGATGGTTTCGCCCGAGCCGGTGATCAGCACCGGAATCCGGTTCATCGGCGAGATGGCGCGAAACTCTTCGGGGATCGGAAAACCCGGCGGCGGCGCGATGATCTTGAGCGGCACGTCCTTGATATAGGCCAGCGCCCGCACGATCGACGAGTAGGGCGACAACGGCCGCGAATAGAGTTTCATGACCGTCTCTCTCCCCAGAGCAATGGACGTGATGTCCTTGTAAACTTTACCGCATTTGCGGCTGAAATCGTCAAGCGGCGATGCCGAGCGCGCCTTCGAAAAGGGCACGGCCGTCGCTGCCGCCATGGGCGGCTTCGATCAGGTTTTCAGGATGCGGCATCAGGCCAAGCACATTGCCTTGTTCGTTGATGATGCCGGCAATGTCGTTGATCGAGCCATTGGGGTTGGTACCCTCGGCATAGCGGAACACCACCTGGCCTTCACCTTCGAGGCGGGCAAGTGTTTCGGCGTCGGCGAAGTAGTTGCCGTCGTGGTGCGCCACCGGCGAGCGGATGATCTGGCCCTGCCCATAGCGGCGGGTGAACATGGTGTTGGCGTTGGTGATTTCGAGCTTGATCTGCCGGCAGACGAACTTCAGCGAAGTGTTGCGCATGAGCGCCCCCGGCAGCAGGCCGGCCTCGACCAGGATCTGAAAACCGTTGCAGACACCGATGACGGTGACGCCCTTGGCGGCCTTTTCGGCGACCGCCCGCATCACCGGCATGCGCGCCGCGATCGCGCCGCAGCGCAGATAGTCGCCGAAAGAGAAGCCGCCTGGGATGGCGATCAGGTCGACATCCGGGATTTCTGTGTCGGTCTGCCAGACGGTGACCGGCGGTTTTCCCGAAATCTTGGTCAGCGCGGCGATCATGTCGCGGTCGCGGTTGAGGCCAGGCAGAAGGACGACAGCGGATTTCATTTTGGTTCGTAAGGCCTCTGGGCTTCGGCTAGTTCGCGCAGGTCGAGACGGCGTTCGATATGTTCGAGCCGATCATCCTGGCGAGCCAGCACACCATAGATGTTCTTCACGTCATTTTCAGTGGCTATCAGATGACCGCAGATGGAGCCTAGCTCGGATTTTACCTCTCCAAGCGTCAAATCCATCCTGTCCAGCCGAGATTGGATGGACTTGAGGACTTCGAATATCAAGCTTCCATCGATCTCAGCCATCAGCCCCTCCGGTACAACCTCAGGTTATGGCTACACTATAATTCTCAATCACCGTGTTCGCCAGCAGCTTGTCGCACATGGCTTTCAGGTCGGCCTCGGCCTTGGCCTTGTCGCTTTCCGCCAGTTCGACGTCGAACACCTTGCCTTGCCGCACCGCGCCGACGCCATCAAAACCCAGGCCGGACAAAGCGTGTTCGATCGCTTTGCCTTGCGGGTCGAGAACGCCGTTCTTGAGGGTGACGGTAATGCGGGCCTTAATCACGCTGGACATGCTCCTGTTCCAAATATTCGGTTGCAGGCCGCTATCAGTGCGGCTTGCCTTTGACGCCGTCGGTCGAGGCGACCAGCACCGGACCGGTGGGGCGCGGCGGCTCATTCTCGTTCATGATGCCGAGGCGGCGGGCGACTTCCTGGTAGGCTTCGACCAAGCCGCCCATATCACGGCGGAACCGGTCCTTGTCGAGCTTGTCCTGCGTCGCCACGTCCCACAGGCGGCACGAATCCGGCGAAATCTCGTCGGCGACGACGATGCGCATCATGTCGCCTTCGAACAGGCGGCCGCACTCGATCTTGAAGTCGACGAGTTGGATGCCGACGCCCATGAACAGGCCGGAGAGGAAATCGTTGACGCGGATGGCGAGTGCCATGACGTCGTCGATCTCCTGCGGGCTCGCCCAGCCGAAGGCCGTGATGTGTTCTTCCGACACCATCGGATCGTCGAGCGCATCGGCCTTGTAATAGAATTCGATGATCGAGCGCGGCAAAACGGTGCCTTCCTCGATGCCGAGGCGCTTGGACAGCGAGCCGGCGGCGACGTTGCGCACCACCACTTCAAGTGGGATGATCTCGACTTCCTTGATCAGCTGCTCGCGCATGTTGAGCCGGCGGATGAAGTGGGTCGGAATGCCCATGCGGTTCAAGTGGTTGAAGATGTACTCGGAAATGCGGTTGTTGAGCACGCCCTTGCCGTCGATGACCTCGTGCTTCTTCTTGTTGAACGCGGTTGCATCGTCCTTGAAGAACTGGATCAGCGTACCCGGTTCCGGTCCTTCATAGAGGATCTTGGCCTTGCCTTCATAAATGCGGCGGCGATTTTTCATCTGATTTTTTCTCTGGATTTGCGGGCAGGCGGCAAGCGACCAGTTCCTGTCCGTCCGCCTATATTAGTGCGGCGACGGCGGGGTTCAATGCCGGGTCTATCCCAATCACATCGTTTGCTCAATCGGCAAATCCTTCCAATCAACCGCTTTCGGGACTGAAATGCCGCAGCGCAGCATATGACGAAGCGTATTGACCGGCTCGCGACCTTTTGGTTTGTGCTTTGGCAACACACATATCACTTGCCAACAGAATCGGATTTGACCCGGAGGGACGCCATGAGCAGCATGAAAGACCGCGAAGAGGGCTTCGAACGCAAATTTGCATTCGACGAGGAGCTTCGGTTCAAGGCCTCGGCGCGCCGCAACAAGGCGCTCGGCCTGTGGGCCGCCGAAAAGCTCGGAAAGTCGGGCACTGATGCCGATGCCTACGCCAAGGAAGTCGTTGTTTCCGACATAGAGGAAGCCGGCGATCATGACGTGTTCCGCAAGATCCGCAAGGATTTCGACGCCGCCGGCGTCGAGCAGTCGGACCATCAGATCCGTCGCACAATGGACGAACTGATGGCGCAGGCGATCGAGCAGATCAAGAACACCTGATTCCGGAGCAGGTTCCGCAAAAGTGTCCCACGGTTTTGCGACAGAACCTGCGACAAACAAAAGGAAGCAGGTTCCGCAAAAAGTGTCCCAGGTTTTTGTGACAGAACCTGCGGCGAGAATGACTGGACCAATCGACCGCCCGGCCAAGCCGGGCGGTTTTTCTTTGCGTTTGCCGCGGTTTCCGGCTGAAACTGTGATCCTTAACAAGGAAAGAGATTAGATGTCCCTGAAGTCCCGTCTTGCCGCCGATGAAACGCTGGTCACCGCATGGTCGGGCGTGCCGGACGCCTTGACCGTCGAGATTCTCGCCAAACAGGGCTTCGATGCCATCACGCTCGACATGCAGCATGGCGGGCATCATGAGGACAGCGTGCTGCGCGGTCTCGTGCCGGTGCTCGCCGCAAATAAGCCGGCGCTGGTGCGCATCCCGGTCGGCCGCTTTGACATGGCAAGCCGGGCGCTCGATTTCGGCGCCGAGGCAGTCATCGCGCCGATGGTGAACTCGGTGGCAGATGCAAAGCTGTTCGCCGCGGCGATGAAATATCCGCCGCTCGGCGAGCGCTCGTGGGGGCCGACCTATGCCTTTCCGCGCCACGGCAAGGGCGACTATGCCGAATGGCTGCGCGACACCAACCAGCGCACGATGGCTTTTGCCATGGTCGAAACGCGCGCCGCACTCGACGCGCTGGACGGCATTCTCGATACGCCGGGCATTGACGGCATTTTCCTCGGCCCATCGGATTTCTCGATCGCCTGGAGCAACGGTACGATCGTCAATTCGACGCTGGAAAGCATGATGGAGACGATAGCATCGGTCGCCGAGCGCACCCGCAAGGCCGGAAAACATGCGGCGATCTATGTCGTCGAACCAGCAATTGCCGGCCGTGTTGTGTCGATGGGCTACCGCCTGCTCGCCACGGGATCTGAACATGCGCTGATCTCGCTGGGGGCAAAAACCTTGCTCAAGGACATCAAGGATTCGATCGGCGCCTGATGCGGCGCGACCATAGGCGCTACGCTTTCAGGTCCGTGAGGAACTTGGCGAAGGTCATGGATCCCTCTGGCCACGGTCCGAAGCCCGAATCCTGGTTGAGATGGCCGGTTTCGCCGGCATCGATGAACAGCGATCCCCAGGCGCCGGCAATGTCCTCGGCGACATCGAAGCCGCAGAACGGGTCGTTGCGGCTGGCGATTACGATCGATGGAAAAGGCAGTGGCTCACGCGGGTAGGGGCCGAAGGTCATCAGGTGCTTTGGCTTGATCTTGGGATTGGCGACATCGGGCGGCGCCACGAAGAAGGCGCCGGCGACCGGCTTCTGAAATTGCGGGATGGCCTGCACCGCCGCGGCGACCCCAAGCGAATGCGCGACGATGACGACGGGCCGCTCGGCCTCGTTGACGGCTTTGGCCACGCTCGCCGTCCAGTCCTCGCGCACCGGTTTCGACCATTCCGCCTGCTCGACACGCCGCGCCGTCGACAGTTTCGACTGCCAGCGGGTCTGCCAATGCTCCGGTCCGGAATTGGTGTAACCCGGAACGATCAGGATATCTGCGTCTTTGACTTTCATGGCGCTGAGATAGCGAGCGCGATTGTCTCATGCAACCGTTGATGGGCAAGCGCTTGGTCATAATGGTGAACACCATGTTCGCATTTCGCTGTCTTGTGTGAACGATCGCGATAGACGATCTGTCGTCAGGAGAGAAACAGCCGTGGAGGACCGGATTTTGGCGCTGACACGACGTACAATCATCGGCGGCGCCGGGTTCCTGGCTTTGGGAGCTTCATCAAGCGTTGCCGCAACGGAGACAATGATGAGCGAACTGCCATTTGCCGCCACCACGCCGGTGAGCGTTGCCCGCGTCGGGCTGAAGGCGCGTGATGCCGAAAGCCTCGCTGCCTATTACCGCCGGGTCGTCGGCCTGCAGGAGTTGAGCCGTGCCGATGGCGCGATCACGTTGGGGGCTGGCAGCCGTCCGTTGCTGGTGATCGAGGCTGATCCTTCGGCCAAGCCGGACGATCCGCGCAGCGCCGGTCTGTTCCACACCGCTTTCCTGCTGCCCAGCCGTGCCGATCTCGGCCGCTGGATCAACCACGCCATATCAGACAAGATCGCCATTGAGGGGGCTTCGGACCATCTGGTCAGCGAGGCGCTGTACCTGACCGATCCCGAAGGCAACGGCATCGAGATCTATGCCGACCGCCGTCCGCAGGACTGGAAATGGAACGGCGACAAAATCGCCATGGCGACCGAGCGGCTGAATATTCCGTCCATTGTCGCCGAAGTCCCGGCAGGCGATGCCGGCTGGCAAGGCGCGCCGGAAAACAGCATTGTCGGCCATGTCCATTTGCGCGTCGGCAGGCCGGAAGAGGCCGAGGCCTGGTGGAACCAGGAATTCGGCTTCGACACGGTGGCCAAATATGGCGGCCAGGCCGTGTTCCTGTCGTCCGGCGGCTATCACCACCACATCGGCGCCAATGCCTGGCAGAGCGCTGGTGCCGCCCGCCGCGACGCGTCGCGCTCGGGCCTTGCCTGGGTCGAGATGCGTTCGGACAATGTGACCGGCGAAACGACCCGCGAGGATCCGTGGGGCACGGTGATCAGGACTGTGCCTGGAAAGGCGTGATTGGACGTCAGCACAGCTTCTTTCTCCCCGTCACTATACGGGGAGAAATGCCCGGCAGGGCAATGAGGGGCAGCGCCAAGTTGTGAAATTGTCAAAGCGTGGATGGGTGCGATCGTCGCCGACGTCGGCGCTGCCCCCTCATCCGCCCTTCGG is a genomic window of Mesorhizobium huakuii containing:
- a CDS encoding Pr6Pr family membrane protein, whose product is MGRFLQKVGLAIGLAGLILQFCISIPASMEAGRSLLGSIVFLFSFFTILTNIGAVLVHTSLLSSTGYAWLPAFAGSRMRAGVAVSITLVFIVYATVLARLWQPQGLFLLCDVLLHYVTPVLFVLWWLIAGADGRTRWSDISWWVLYPIAYLAYALARAPFAGEVPYPFLDVAKNGVASVAIAALAVTALFLVICVVAVFIDRGIGHRGAKRVR
- a CDS encoding DUF1127 domain-containing protein gives rise to the protein MDTIATIRNSSSAFPSKALRPSGQRGFVGRLVRVVRSLARWIDHLLERRRGRLALLEMTDDQLKDIGISRCDAHREGIRRFWD
- a CDS encoding RBBP9/YdeN family alpha/beta hydrolase — encoded protein: MKVKDADILIVPGYTNSGPEHWQTRWQSKLSTARRVEQAEWSKPVREDWTASVAKAVNEAERPVVIVAHSLGVAAAVQAIPQFQKPVAGAFFVAPPDVANPKIKPKHLMTFGPYPREPLPFPSIVIASRNDPFCGFDVAEDIAGAWGSLFIDAGETGHLNQDSGFGPWPEGSMTFAKFLTDLKA
- a CDS encoding VOC family protein, with the protein product MSELPFAATTPVSVARVGLKARDAESLAAYYRRVVGLQELSRADGAITLGAGSRPLLVIEADPSAKPDDPRSAGLFHTAFLLPSRADLGRWINHAISDKIAIEGASDHLVSEALYLTDPEGNGIEIYADRRPQDWKWNGDKIAMATERLNIPSIVAEVPAGDAGWQGAPENSIVGHVHLRVGRPEEAEAWWNQEFGFDTVAKYGGQAVFLSSGGYHHHIGANAWQSAGAARRDASRSGLAWVEMRSDNVTGETTREDPWGTVIRTVPGKA
- the purS gene encoding phosphoribosylformylglycinamidine synthase subunit PurS; the encoded protein is MIKARITVTLKNGVLDPQGKAIEHALSGLGFDGVGAVRQGKVFDVELAESDKAKAEADLKAMCDKLLANTVIENYSVAIT
- a CDS encoding DUF1476 domain-containing protein, with translation MSSMKDREEGFERKFAFDEELRFKASARRNKALGLWAAEKLGKSGTDADAYAKEVVVSDIEEAGDHDVFRKIRKDFDAAGVEQSDHQIRRTMDELMAQAIEQIKNT
- a CDS encoding HpcH/HpaI aldolase family protein is translated as MSLKSRLAADETLVTAWSGVPDALTVEILAKQGFDAITLDMQHGGHHEDSVLRGLVPVLAANKPALVRIPVGRFDMASRALDFGAEAVIAPMVNSVADAKLFAAAMKYPPLGERSWGPTYAFPRHGKGDYAEWLRDTNQRTMAFAMVETRAALDALDGILDTPGIDGIFLGPSDFSIAWSNGTIVNSTLESMMETIASVAERTRKAGKHAAIYVVEPAIAGRVVSMGYRLLATGSEHALISLGAKTLLKDIKDSIGA
- the purQ gene encoding phosphoribosylformylglycinamidine synthase subunit PurQ, which encodes MKSAVVLLPGLNRDRDMIAALTKISGKPPVTVWQTDTEIPDVDLIAIPGGFSFGDYLRCGAIAARMPVMRAVAEKAAKGVTVIGVCNGFQILVEAGLLPGALMRNTSLKFVCRQIKLEITNANTMFTRRYGQGQIIRSPVAHHDGNYFADAETLARLEGEGQVVFRYAEGTNPNGSINDIAGIINEQGNVLGLMPHPENLIEAAHGGSDGRALFEGALGIAA
- a CDS encoding glutathione S-transferase family protein: MKLYSRPLSPYSSIVRALAYIKDVPLKIIAPPPGFPIPEEFRAISPMNRIPVLITGSGETIVESVVIAEYLEERFPEPALLPPDSKDRALVRMFARITDLDVLTPTMKLFELHFVPKRNNAEIDAQFARLHHGLAAIEARMAQGPFALGNDISFADAWLTPTRFIFNNFRAMTGRHDLLNAYPKFDAYEQIASQHPALSRVWGEMTDGLKIFLSELEMGAA
- the purC gene encoding phosphoribosylaminoimidazolesuccinocarboxamide synthase, with protein sequence MKNRRRIYEGKAKILYEGPEPGTLIQFFKDDATAFNKKKHEVIDGKGVLNNRISEYIFNHLNRMGIPTHFIRRLNMREQLIKEVEIIPLEVVVRNVAAGSLSKRLGIEEGTVLPRSIIEFYYKADALDDPMVSEEHITAFGWASPQEIDDVMALAIRVNDFLSGLFMGVGIQLVDFKIECGRLFEGDMMRIVVADEISPDSCRLWDVATQDKLDKDRFRRDMGGLVEAYQEVARRLGIMNENEPPRPTGPVLVASTDGVKGKPH